CCTTTTCCGAGATGCCCGAGGACTGGAAGCAGGAACTGCAGATCGCCATCGCCGGCCCGGTCGTCAGCGTGGCGGTCGGTGCGGTCTGTTACGCCGCGCTCGTCTCGCTCCCGGCGTCGCTGGACGCCGTCAAGTTCGTCGTCGGCTATCTCGCGATCCTGAACTTCGTGCTGGCCGTCTTCAACATGCTGCCGGGGTTCCCGATGGACGGCGGGCGCGTCCTGCGGGCGCTGCTCGCCCGGAACAGGCCGTACGCTCGGGCGACCCAGATCGCCGCCGAGGTCGGGAAGGGCTTTGCCCTCCTGCTCGGGCTCTGGGGGCTGTTCAACTTCCAGATCCTGCTCGTCGGCATCGCCTTCTTCATCTACATCGGCGCGTCCAGCGAGTCCCAGCAGGTGACGATGAAGGCGGCCTTCCAGAACGTCACGGTCCGGGATCTGATGACGCCCCGGGAGGACCTCCACACGGTCGGTCCCGACGCCTCCGTCGCCGAACTGATGCAGCGGATGTTCACCGAGCGCCACACGGGCTACCCGGTCGTCGACGGCGACGACCTCGTGGGGCTGGTCACGCTGGACGACGCCCGCGAGGTCAAGGAGGTCGAGCGCGACGCCTACGAGGTGTCGGAGGTGATGAGCCGCGACCTGCGGACCGTCTCGCCCGACACCGACGCCATGACCGCGATCGAGGACATCCAGCGCCACGGGATCGGCCGCCTGCTCGTCGTCGACGACCGGGGCGACCTGGTCGGTCTCATCTCGCGGACCGACGTGATGACCGCGTTCAACATCATCCAGTCGACCGGGTCGCTTGAACCCGCCCGCGAGGCGGGGACGGCCGAGCGCGCCG
The genomic region above belongs to Halostella salina and contains:
- a CDS encoding CBS domain-containing protein, with product MRSFRIGSLFGIPIKLDLTFLIVLPLFAYLIGSQVGPTTDVLNTVWSAGITTGPLTEGATPWVLGSAAAVGLFVGVVLHELGHSLVAMRYGFPIDSITLWIFGGIASFSEMPEDWKQELQIAIAGPVVSVAVGAVCYAALVSLPASLDAVKFVVGYLAILNFVLAVFNMLPGFPMDGGRVLRALLARNRPYARATQIAAEVGKGFALLLGLWGLFNFQILLVGIAFFIYIGASSESQQVTMKAAFQNVTVRDLMTPREDLHTVGPDASVAELMQRMFTERHTGYPVVDGDDLVGLVTLDDAREVKEVERDAYEVSEVMSRDLRTVSPDTDAMTAIEDIQRHGIGRLLVVDDRGDLVGLISRTDVMTAFNIIQSTGSLEPAREAGTAERAD